The following proteins are co-located in the Paenibacillus sp. JNUCC32 genome:
- the argB gene encoding acetylglutamate kinase, producing the protein MKSTIDQENSQPVQTSSADTFVMKCGGSTLAALPDSFFEDLKNLQDKGVNPVIVHGGGPAISGNLEKLGIETEFVNGLRRTTEDVLDVVEMVLAGTINKQIVRRIQSVGGSAIGLSGSDGGLIEAKPVTNHAEVGWVGDVTLVKSSILSGVLEMGYMPVVAPIGVDPSGQRYNINADTAAGAVASHLGVNRMIVVTDVPGIMKGSGGEKRVLPTVTVQEIEDMIGTGEIYGGMIPKVRAAISCIHGKVSEVVIVDGSERNVLSRVLGGEVLGTRIVRM; encoded by the coding sequence ATGAAGAGCACGATCGATCAGGAGAATTCGCAGCCGGTTCAAACCTCAAGCGCGGATACGTTTGTGATGAAATGCGGCGGCAGCACGCTCGCGGCCCTTCCGGACAGCTTCTTCGAGGATTTGAAGAATCTGCAGGATAAAGGGGTTAACCCTGTTATCGTGCACGGCGGCGGTCCCGCAATTTCCGGCAACCTGGAGAAACTCGGCATCGAGACCGAGTTTGTGAACGGTCTGCGCAGGACGACGGAGGATGTGCTGGACGTCGTGGAGATGGTGCTTGCGGGCACCATCAATAAACAGATCGTACGACGGATTCAAAGCGTGGGCGGTTCTGCCATCGGCTTGTCCGGTTCGGACGGCGGGCTCATCGAGGCCAAACCGGTAACGAACCATGCGGAGGTTGGCTGGGTCGGCGACGTTACGCTGGTGAAGTCATCGATCCTGAGCGGCGTGCTGGAGATGGGGTACATGCCGGTGGTTGCGCCGATCGGCGTGGATCCATCCGGTCAGCGCTATAACATCAATGCCGATACCGCAGCTGGTGCCGTGGCTTCTCATCTGGGCGTTAACCGGATGATCGTTGTCACCGACGTGCCGGGGATCATGAAGGGATCGGGCGGCGAGAAGCGGGTGCTTCCGACCGTAACGGTGCAGGAGATCGAGGATATGATCGGAACGGGCGAAATCTATGGCGGCATGATACCGAAGGTAAGAGCAGCCATCAGCTGCATTCACGGCAAAGTGAGCGAGGTCGTCATCGTGGACGGAAGCGAGCGGAACGTGCTGAGCCGGGTGCTTGGAGGCGAAGTGCTGGGTACGCGCATCGTGCGGATGTAG
- the argH gene encoding argininosuccinate lyase produces MSKLWGGRFTKQTNALVEEYTASIGFDKQLAEEDIQGSLAHVSMLGKCGIVPAEDVETIKTGLGKVLERIREGSIEFSVSDEDIHMNIEKNLIEEIGPVGGKLHTGRSRNDQVATDMHLYLRNRVVALTGMLHELQTALIGQAKDNLDTIIPGYTHLQRAQPILFAHHLMAYMSMFQRDIDRLIDSYKRINVLPLGAGALAGTTFPIDRHFVAEQLGFDGVYENSLDAVSDRDFILEFLSDASIIMMHLSRLSEELVLWSSTEFNFVELDDAFCTGSSIMPQKKNPDVPELVRGKTGRVYGNLMGLLTVLKSLPLAYNKDMQEDKEGMFDTVATLEGALQLFAPMIATMKVNKGRMREAVNTDFSNATDIADFLVGKGLPFRQAHEVIGKTVLYCIQNNKYLLDLTLDEFKQFSELFDDSIYGVLQPETVVNARNVYGGTATEQVKAAIDRSVQILQVTEEWLGLRQGNVE; encoded by the coding sequence GTGAGCAAGTTATGGGGCGGACGCTTTACGAAGCAGACCAACGCATTGGTGGAGGAATATACGGCATCCATCGGTTTTGACAAGCAGCTGGCCGAGGAGGACATCCAGGGAAGCCTTGCGCATGTGTCCATGCTGGGCAAATGCGGCATCGTGCCGGCGGAAGACGTGGAGACGATCAAGACAGGATTGGGCAAAGTGCTGGAGCGCATCCGTGAGGGCAGCATCGAGTTCTCCGTATCGGATGAGGATATCCATATGAACATCGAGAAGAATCTGATCGAGGAAATCGGACCTGTCGGCGGCAAGCTCCACACGGGACGCAGCCGCAACGACCAGGTGGCAACGGACATGCACTTGTATTTGCGCAACCGCGTCGTGGCGTTGACCGGCATGCTGCACGAGCTGCAGACCGCGTTGATCGGGCAGGCGAAGGATAACCTGGATACGATTATTCCGGGGTATACGCATCTGCAGCGTGCGCAGCCGATTCTGTTCGCGCATCATCTGATGGCTTACATGTCCATGTTCCAGCGGGATATCGACCGTCTGATCGACAGCTATAAGCGCATTAACGTGCTGCCGCTCGGGGCAGGCGCGCTTGCGGGCACAACGTTCCCGATCGACCGCCATTTCGTGGCGGAGCAGCTCGGTTTCGACGGCGTTTACGAGAACAGCCTGGATGCGGTCAGCGACCGCGACTTTATCCTGGAATTCCTCTCGGATGCTTCCATCATCATGATGCACTTGTCCCGCCTGAGCGAGGAGCTGGTGCTTTGGAGCAGCACCGAGTTCAACTTCGTCGAGCTGGATGATGCGTTCTGCACGGGCAGCAGCATTATGCCGCAGAAGAAGAACCCGGACGTGCCCGAGCTTGTCCGCGGCAAAACCGGACGGGTATACGGCAACCTGATGGGTCTGCTTACCGTGCTGAAGTCGCTGCCGCTTGCTTATAACAAGGACATGCAGGAAGACAAAGAGGGCATGTTCGACACGGTGGCTACGCTGGAAGGCGCATTGCAGCTATTCGCGCCGATGATCGCCACGATGAAGGTCAACAAAGGCCGCATGCGCGAAGCAGTGAACACCGACTTCTCGAATGCAACGGATATTGCGGACTTCCTGGTCGGCAAAGGGCTTCCGTTCCGCCAGGCGCACGAAGTGATCGGCAAGACCGTATTGTACTGCATCCAGAACAACAAATACCTGCTGGACCTGACGCTGGACGAATTCAAGCAGTTCTCCGAGCTGTTCGACGACTCCATCTATGGCGTGCTTCAACCCGAGACGGTGGTCAATGCGCGTAACGTTTACGGCGGCACGGCAACCGAGCAGGTGAAAGCGGCGATCGACCGCAGCGTGCAGATCCTTCAGGTCACGGAAGAATGGCTGGGTCTCCGCCAGGGGAATGTAGAGTAA
- the argF gene encoding ornithine carbamoyltransferase codes for MAASGQLKELSLKGRDMIELDEYSTEEIQFLLDSAIEIKRKQKNGEVYQPLKGKTIGLIFEKSSTRTRVSFEAGMFQLGGHALFLSKNDIQLGRGEPISDTAQVMSRYLDGLMIRTFGHDNVVNLAKYASIPVINGLSDMAHPCQVLADLQTVLEHKGKLKGLKMAFIGDGNNMAHSLLIGGAKMGMHVAVASPKGYEAEASIVKLSEEIAAQTGGKITITQDPLEAAKDADVIYTDVWASMGFEEEQAQREAAFADYQVNEELVKAAKPDYLFLHCLPAHRGEEVSEGVIDGANSVIFDQAENRLHAQKALMVALMA; via the coding sequence ATGGCCGCTAGCGGACAATTGAAGGAATTAAGCCTGAAAGGGCGGGATATGATCGAGCTGGACGAATACTCGACGGAAGAGATTCAGTTCTTGCTCGATTCGGCAATCGAGATCAAGCGCAAGCAGAAGAACGGGGAAGTCTATCAGCCGCTGAAAGGCAAGACGATCGGCTTGATTTTTGAGAAGTCGTCCACGCGGACGCGGGTTTCGTTCGAAGCTGGGATGTTCCAGCTGGGCGGACATGCACTATTTTTGAGCAAAAACGATATTCAGCTCGGACGCGGCGAGCCGATCAGCGATACGGCACAGGTGATGTCCCGTTATCTGGACGGCCTGATGATCCGTACCTTCGGGCACGACAACGTGGTCAACCTTGCGAAATATGCTTCGATTCCGGTCATCAACGGCCTGAGCGACATGGCGCATCCATGTCAGGTGCTGGCTGATTTGCAGACGGTGCTGGAGCACAAGGGCAAGCTGAAAGGCCTCAAAATGGCCTTTATCGGCGATGGCAACAACATGGCGCATTCGCTCCTGATCGGCGGTGCCAAGATGGGCATGCATGTGGCCGTGGCCAGTCCGAAGGGCTATGAGGCGGAAGCCAGCATCGTGAAGCTGAGCGAGGAAATCGCGGCGCAAACGGGCGGCAAAATCACGATCACCCAAGACCCGCTCGAAGCCGCGAAGGATGCAGACGTGATCTACACGGATGTATGGGCAAGCATGGGCTTTGAAGAGGAGCAGGCACAGCGGGAAGCCGCCTTTGCGGACTACCAGGTGAATGAGGAGCTGGTGAAAGCAGCTAAGCCGGATTACTTGTTCCTGCATTGCCTCCCGGCCCACCGCGGCGAAGAGGTCAGCGAAGGCGTGATCGACGGTGCCAATTCCGTCATTTTCGATCAGGCGGAGAACCGTCTCCATGCCCAGAAGGCTTTGATGGTTGCTTTGATGGCATAA
- a CDS encoding argininosuccinate synthase encodes MAKQKIVLAYSGGLDTSVILKWLKETYDAEIIAFTADIGQKEELDGLEEKALATGASKVYIDDLRDEFANDFIFPMFQAGAMYEGQYLLGTSIARPLIAKRMVDIARAEGATAIAHGATGKGNDQVRFELGVAGLAPDIEVIAPWRIEEFRNSFPGRAEMIAYAEAHGIPVTASAAKSYSMDRNLLHISYESGVLEDPWFDASAEDSKDMYLLSVSPEDAPDEAEYLELTFEQGNVVALNGESMSPLQVMEKLNELGGKHGIGRVDMVENRFVGMKSRGVYETPGGTILFTAHRKMESITMDREVMNLRDSLITRYSTLVYNGFWFAPERLALQALVTESQKNVTGTVRVKLYKGNVIGAGVKSPVSLYNPDIATMEADPTQAYDQGDATGFIRLNALRLKVATGVNQNQ; translated from the coding sequence ATGGCAAAACAAAAAATCGTACTGGCGTATTCCGGCGGTTTGGATACGTCCGTCATTCTGAAGTGGCTGAAAGAAACCTACGATGCGGAGATCATTGCCTTCACGGCCGATATTGGCCAGAAGGAAGAGCTGGACGGACTTGAGGAAAAAGCGCTGGCGACCGGCGCCTCCAAAGTATACATCGACGATCTGCGCGACGAATTTGCGAATGATTTCATCTTCCCGATGTTCCAGGCGGGTGCCATGTACGAAGGGCAGTACCTGCTCGGCACCAGCATCGCGCGCCCGTTGATCGCGAAACGCATGGTGGATATCGCACGTGCCGAAGGCGCGACGGCAATTGCGCACGGCGCTACGGGCAAAGGGAACGACCAGGTTCGTTTTGAGCTGGGCGTAGCCGGCTTGGCACCGGACATTGAAGTGATCGCGCCTTGGCGCATCGAGGAGTTCCGAAACTCCTTCCCGGGACGCGCGGAGATGATCGCTTACGCGGAAGCGCACGGCATTCCGGTAACGGCATCCGCTGCGAAATCCTACTCCATGGACCGCAACCTGCTCCATATCAGTTACGAGAGCGGTGTGCTGGAGGACCCTTGGTTCGATGCAAGCGCAGAGGACAGCAAGGATATGTACCTTCTTAGCGTATCGCCTGAGGATGCGCCGGATGAGGCGGAATACCTCGAGCTTACGTTCGAGCAAGGGAATGTCGTTGCGCTGAACGGCGAGTCGATGAGCCCGCTGCAAGTGATGGAGAAGCTGAACGAGCTGGGCGGCAAGCACGGCATCGGTCGCGTGGACATGGTGGAGAACCGCTTCGTCGGCATGAAGAGCCGCGGCGTCTATGAGACTCCTGGCGGCACGATCCTGTTCACTGCTCATCGCAAAATGGAGTCCATCACGATGGACCGTGAAGTGATGAACCTGCGCGACAGCCTGATTACCCGCTACAGCACCTTGGTTTATAACGGCTTCTGGTTCGCGCCGGAGCGTCTGGCATTGCAGGCGCTGGTGACAGAGAGCCAGAAGAACGTTACGGGTACGGTGCGCGTGAAGCTCTACAAAGGCAATGTGATCGGCGCAGGCGTGAAGAGTCCGGTGAGCCTGTACAACCCGGACATCGCCACGATGGAAGCCGATCCGACGCAAGCTTACGATCAAGGCGACGCTACCGGCTTTATCCGCTTGAACGCATTGCGTTTGAAAGTGGCAACCGGCGTGAATCAGAATCAATAA
- the argJ gene encoding bifunctional glutamate N-acetyltransferase/amino-acid acetyltransferase ArgJ yields the protein MGENTFAIIDGGSIVTPQGFKAAGLHCGLKKTDRNDLGVIVCDVPAVAAAVYTTNLFQAAPLKVTRESLEDGKLRAIVVNSGNANACTGKQGEEDAYTMRASTAAQFGLDVNDVAVASTGVIGELLKMDRVSSGIAGLPARLSGESEGAESFSQAILTTDLVKKEACVTVQVNGTKVTIAGTAKGSGMIHPNMATMLGFMTTDAVIGQEALQQLLRQTTNLTFNMITVDGDTSTNDMLVAMASGLAGHDVLTPEHPDWDAFAAGFHYVCQQLAKAIARDGEGASRLIEVRVDGAESDDDAQAIAKTIIGSSLVKSAVFGADANWGRIIAAVGRAGRPVNPETVDIAIGPISVLEQSRPVAFDEDAALAYLQGDTVDIDVKLHIGSGSATAWGCDLTYDYVRINAAYRT from the coding sequence ATGGGAGAGAATACGTTTGCGATTATCGATGGGGGCAGCATCGTAACGCCGCAAGGCTTCAAGGCTGCCGGGCTCCACTGTGGACTTAAGAAGACCGACCGTAACGACCTGGGCGTCATTGTATGCGATGTGCCTGCCGTGGCGGCTGCCGTCTATACGACGAACCTGTTCCAAGCGGCACCGCTGAAGGTAACGCGTGAAAGCTTGGAGGACGGCAAGCTTCGCGCGATTGTCGTGAACAGCGGGAATGCCAATGCCTGCACGGGCAAGCAGGGCGAAGAGGATGCATACACGATGCGCGCCAGCACGGCTGCGCAATTCGGCCTGGACGTGAACGATGTGGCCGTTGCTTCGACGGGTGTCATCGGGGAGCTGCTGAAGATGGACCGAGTATCCTCCGGTATTGCCGGCTTGCCTGCACGGCTCAGCGGCGAAAGCGAAGGGGCTGAAAGCTTCAGCCAAGCGATTTTGACAACCGATCTGGTAAAAAAGGAAGCCTGCGTTACCGTACAGGTTAACGGCACGAAGGTGACCATCGCCGGCACGGCGAAGGGATCGGGGATGATTCATCCGAACATGGCGACCATGCTCGGATTCATGACGACGGATGCGGTCATTGGTCAGGAAGCGCTGCAGCAGCTGCTGCGCCAAACGACCAACCTGACCTTTAATATGATTACGGTGGACGGCGATACAAGCACCAACGATATGCTGGTTGCGATGGCCAGCGGCCTGGCGGGGCATGACGTGTTAACGCCGGAGCATCCGGATTGGGATGCATTCGCAGCCGGCTTCCACTATGTGTGCCAGCAGCTGGCGAAGGCAATCGCGCGTGACGGAGAGGGAGCTTCCCGCTTGATCGAGGTTCGCGTGGACGGCGCCGAAAGCGACGATGACGCGCAAGCGATCGCCAAGACGATCATCGGCTCCAGCTTGGTCAAATCGGCGGTGTTCGGTGCGGATGCCAACTGGGGACGGATCATTGCGGCTGTGGGCCGCGCAGGCCGTCCGGTCAATCCGGAGACGGTGGATATTGCCATTGGCCCGATTTCGGTGCTGGAGCAGTCAAGGCCCGTCGCTTTTGACGAAGATGCGGCGCTGGCTTACCTTCAAGGCGACACCGTGGATATCGACGTGAAGCTGCATATCGGCAGCGGGTCGGCTACGGCTTGGGGCTGTGATTTAACCTATGACTATGTCCGCATTAATGCGGCTTATCGTACTTAG
- a CDS encoding polymer-forming cytoskeletal protein, with translation MIPHDDKLSDLKITGTGSSSGGQYGKVRIDGAGQVNGDLDCRELTGNGTMSLNGDVAADKIRVNGSGTIKGTVDAEELHVAGSLSVKRGVRSRSIFIGGHCSIHGDSESKRLDVTGNLRSHGDVRSETATFHGGFKIDGRLHVGTADIRLLGRCLAQEIVGDRITIRKKGKRLWEMLSLPLRGTRLEARIIEGDVLDLEYVEADIVRGNRVILGPGCEIRQVEYRDELTQHPEAQVRASRRF, from the coding sequence ATGATACCACATGACGATAAACTGTCCGATCTGAAGATTACGGGAACCGGCAGCTCAAGCGGCGGCCAATACGGCAAGGTGCGAATCGATGGTGCCGGGCAGGTGAATGGAGATTTGGATTGCCGGGAATTAACAGGCAACGGAACGATGAGTTTGAACGGCGACGTAGCTGCCGACAAGATTCGCGTGAACGGTTCGGGAACCATTAAGGGGACGGTGGACGCGGAGGAGCTGCATGTAGCCGGCAGCCTGAGCGTGAAGAGAGGCGTGCGCAGCCGATCCATTTTTATCGGGGGGCATTGCAGCATTCACGGTGATTCCGAATCGAAGAGGCTTGATGTAACCGGAAACCTGAGAAGCCATGGTGACGTGCGGAGTGAGACGGCCACGTTTCATGGGGGCTTCAAGATCGATGGCCGCCTGCATGTAGGAACAGCGGATATTCGGCTGTTGGGCCGCTGCCTTGCGCAGGAAATCGTCGGAGACCGGATCACGATCCGCAAAAAAGGAAAGCGTCTCTGGGAGATGCTGTCCCTGCCATTACGGGGAACGCGGCTGGAGGCACGCATTATTGAGGGCGATGTCCTGGATCTAGAGTATGTCGAAGCCGATATCGTCCGCGGCAACCGGGTGATTCTCGGCCCAGGGTGCGAGATTCGGCAAGTGGAATACCGGGATGAATTGACGCAGCATCCGGAAGCCCAGGTCAGAGCATCCCGGCGGTTTTAA
- a CDS encoding acetylornithine transaminase: MGKEAAGGIKAANESSLFQTYARYPIALVKGEGSWLWDDQGNKYLDFMAGLAVTNLGHAPVKVKEKLKAQLDELWHVSNLFHIPGQEKAAELLTANTCADAVFFCNSGAEANEAAIKLARRYHQKVKGTGRYEVITFTQSFHGRTLATLTATGQDKVKEGFLPLPAGFKSVPLHDLPALEAAINDNTAAIMIEMVQAEGGVHPVEPEFLQAVTGLCKKHGLLLIVDEVQTGMGRTGKLFAHEHYGIEPDIFTVAKGLGSGFPVGAMLGKAYLREAFTAGSHATTFGGTPIASAVIQATIETMLEDNVPQRAAEAGEYLMTKLNESLGSHPFVKAIRGKGLLIGIECVESVGELVLKGQSRGLLFVTAGPNVIRLLPNLYVTKQEIDQAVSIVTELIHEHTAVSQA; encoded by the coding sequence ATGGGAAAAGAAGCAGCAGGCGGTATCAAGGCAGCTAATGAAAGCTCGTTGTTCCAAACGTACGCCAGATACCCAATCGCCCTGGTCAAAGGGGAGGGCAGCTGGCTATGGGATGATCAAGGCAACAAGTATCTTGATTTTATGGCCGGTCTGGCGGTAACGAATCTCGGCCATGCCCCGGTAAAAGTGAAAGAGAAGCTGAAAGCCCAGCTGGATGAATTGTGGCATGTCTCGAACCTGTTCCACATTCCGGGCCAGGAAAAAGCAGCCGAGCTGCTGACAGCCAACACCTGCGCGGATGCGGTCTTCTTCTGCAACAGCGGGGCCGAAGCGAACGAAGCTGCCATTAAGCTGGCACGCCGCTACCATCAGAAGGTGAAGGGAACGGGACGCTACGAGGTCATTACGTTTACCCAGTCCTTCCATGGTCGGACGCTGGCTACGCTGACGGCCACCGGCCAGGATAAGGTGAAGGAAGGCTTCCTCCCGCTTCCGGCAGGCTTCAAAAGCGTTCCCCTGCATGACCTTCCGGCGCTGGAAGCAGCCATTAACGACAATACCGCAGCCATCATGATCGAGATGGTGCAGGCGGAGGGCGGCGTGCATCCGGTGGAACCGGAATTCCTTCAAGCCGTCACCGGGCTGTGCAAGAAGCACGGACTGCTGCTGATCGTGGACGAGGTGCAAACGGGCATGGGCCGGACCGGCAAGCTGTTTGCGCACGAGCATTACGGCATCGAGCCGGATATTTTCACCGTGGCCAAAGGGCTCGGCTCCGGGTTCCCGGTAGGCGCGATGCTGGGCAAGGCTTACTTGCGCGAAGCCTTCACGGCAGGAAGCCATGCCACGACGTTTGGCGGCACGCCGATTGCGAGCGCCGTCATCCAGGCCACCATCGAGACGATGCTGGAAGACAACGTGCCGCAGCGCGCGGCCGAAGCCGGAGAATATTTGATGACGAAGCTGAATGAGAGCCTGGGCAGTCATCCTTTTGTGAAGGCGATCCGGGGGAAAGGCCTGCTGATCGGCATCGAATGCGTCGAATCGGTTGGGGAGCTGGTGCTGAAAGGACAGAGCCGCGGGCTGCTGTTCGTAACGGCAGGACCGAACGTGATCCGGCTGCTTCCGAATCTGTACGTCACGAAACAAGAGATCGACCAGGCGGTGTCGATCGTTACGGAACTTATACATGAACATACGGCGGTTAGCCAAGCATAG
- a CDS encoding alpha/beta hydrolase, translated as MALMQCHFYSEVLGLSTSMTVILPQQTSSQIGMTNHAKSGLHPTLFLLHGLSDDDSIWLRRTSIERYVAEMGIAVVMPQVHRSFYTDMEYGGKYWTYISQELPSIARSFFPLSHAREDNFVAGLSMGGYGAFKLALRCPESFAAAASLSGALDMAGHINRNEALFEHRLVYGDRDITGTDNDLLWLLQEVDRSEGPKPLLFQCCGTEDFLYQDNQAFRKACEATSLDLTYQEGPGGHDWGYWDTHIQDVLKWLPLKA; from the coding sequence ATGGCTCTTATGCAATGTCACTTTTACTCGGAGGTGCTCGGTCTCAGCACGTCCATGACCGTCATTCTCCCTCAGCAAACCTCTTCACAAATCGGCATGACGAATCATGCCAAAAGCGGTCTGCATCCGACGCTCTTCCTCCTGCACGGCCTGTCCGACGACGATTCCATCTGGCTGCGCAGAACCTCCATCGAACGCTACGTGGCCGAGATGGGCATTGCCGTCGTTATGCCGCAAGTGCATCGCAGCTTCTATACCGACATGGAATACGGCGGCAAATACTGGACCTATATCAGCCAGGAGCTGCCGTCCATCGCCCGTTCCTTCTTCCCGTTATCCCACGCGAGGGAAGATAACTTCGTCGCCGGGTTGTCCATGGGCGGCTACGGGGCGTTCAAGCTTGCCCTTCGCTGTCCCGAATCCTTCGCCGCTGCTGCCAGCCTGTCGGGCGCGCTCGACATGGCGGGTCATATTAATAGGAACGAGGCTTTGTTTGAGCATCGTTTAGTCTACGGAGATCGGGACATTACCGGCACCGACAATGACCTGTTGTGGCTGCTTCAGGAAGTGGACCGCTCCGAGGGACCGAAGCCGCTGCTGTTTCAATGCTGCGGTACGGAAGACTTCCTCTACCAAGACAATCAAGCATTCCGCAAAGCCTGCGAAGCAACCTCCCTGGATCTCACGTATCAGGAAGGCCCGGGCGGCCACGATTGGGGATATTGGGATACCCATATCCAGGATGTTCTGAAATGGCTTCCGTTGAAAGCCTGA